In Actinomycetota bacterium, the genomic stretch GTCGTAGACGCGGCGCAGCAGGGGGCTGGCCGCCTTCAGGGCGAGGGAGCGGTCCAGGTTGGCGTGGAAGGTTCCCACCACCGGCACCGGGCCCGCTTGGGTGACGGTGAGCATGCCGACGCTCGGGGACAGCGGCTCGTGCACGTGGAGCAGGTCGTAGCCGCCCCGGTGCACGGCCCGCCGGACCCGGACAAGGGTCCGGGGGCCGATGGCGATGCGGGCCACCGAGCCGTTGTAGGGGACGGCCAGCGACCCGCCCAGGCCGACGAAGCCGGGCTCGGCCACCGGCGCCTCGGCCGGGGCGAGCACGTCGACCCGGTGGCCGGCCTGGCGGAGCTCGCCGGCCAGGGCCCGGACGTGGTTGCCGACCCCGCCGGGCACGGTCCACTCGTATGGGCAGACCAGACCGATGTTCACGACGGCCCAGCCGGTGGCGGGTCGGTACCTTGCTGGCCACGGGGGACCGGGGACCGGTTCCGGTGGAAGTAGGGGCTGAGCACGTGCCACTGGGTGGGGGCGGCCGCGATCAGGCCCTCGAACTCGTCGGCCAGCCGCTGGGTGAGGGCGACGGTGTCCTTGCGGGTGTCGCCGGAGCGCTCGGGCACCAGCGGCGGGTGGACGACGGCCCGCCAGTGCCCGGGACGGCGGTCGTGGTAGACGCTGCAGGGCAGCAGCGGCGCCCCGGTCCGCAGGGCGATCGAGGCCGGCCCGCCCGGCATCACCGCCCGGGCCCCGAACAGCCGCACCTCCAGGCCGCCCCCGGTCAGGTCGCGGTCGCAGACCAGGCAGGCCAGGCGGCCGGCGCGCAGGGCCCTGACGACCCCGCGGAGGGTCTCGCTGCCGTCGTCCAGCGGCAGCAGCTCCATCCCGAGGGCCCGCCGGTAGACGGCGAAGCGCTCGTACAGCTCGGCCGGCTTCAGCCGCTCGACCACGGCGGTGGCCGGGTAGCCGACGGCGGCCAGCCAGGCCCCGCCGGCGTCCCAGTTGCCGATGTGGGGGCTGGCGAAGATGGCGCCCCGGCCGCCGGCCAGGGCGGTGTCGATGTGCTCGCGGCCCTCGATGCGCAGCCGCTGGCGGATGTCGGCGGCCGTCAGGTCCTCCAGCCGGAACGCCTCCACCCAGTAGCGGCCGTAGCTGGCGAAGCCCTGCCGGACCGCCCGCCGCAGCTCGCGGGGGCCGGTGGCGGGGCCGAGGACCTGGGCCAGGTTGGCCGTCAGGGCCTCGCGGCGGTCACGGTCCAGGGCCAGGGAGACCCGCCCGCCGACCCCGCCGAGGGCGTGGGCCACCGGCTCGGGGAGCTTGCGGACCAGCGTCCAGGCGGCCAGCCAGCGGCGAGAGGCCGCCTGGCTGTTGGGGATCACCTGCCGATGTCCGGCCCGACGTCGGATTGCTGCCAGACGACCAGGAGGCGCTGGACCACGGTGATGGCGGTGCCGGCGACCAGCACCCACAGGCCGGCCTCGGCATGCCCAAGCAGCAGGGCGAGCCCGAGGACGATGACCCGCTCGGGGCGCTCGGCGATGCCGACGTTGCAGGCGAAGCCGAGCGACTCGGCCCGGGCCTTGATGTAGGAGACGATCAGCGACAGGCCGAGCACGAGGGCGGCCAGCACGGCCATGGCGTCGAGGTCGCGGACGGCGGCGAACCAGATGATGCCCGACAGCACGGCCGCGTCCGACAGCCGGTCGACGACCGAGTCCAGGAAGGCACCCTTGCGCGAGACCCGGCCCGAGGCCTTGGCCACGGCCCCGTCGAGCATGTCGGGGAGGCCGGACAGGAGGCTGACGGCGCCGCCGATCACGGGCTGGCCGGTGGCGATGAGGGCGCCGGCGCCGAGGCTGCCGGCGAGGCCGATGGCGGTCAGGCCGTTGGCGGTGATGCCGGCCTTGGCCAGGGCGTGGCCGGCCGGCTCGGTGACGTGACGGAAGGTGTCGCGGGCCTTGGACGAGAGCACGAGGGATACCTGTCGTGACGGGGGTGTTCGTGGGGGAACACCCAAGGTTGAACTTGGGGAGGCTAGCACTCCTGTAGACCCGGCTCAACGGCGACCGGTTACGGCAATATGCGGTGGTAGCATCGCCGCTCCGGCGACATCG encodes the following:
- a CDS encoding CDP-alcohol phosphatidyltransferase family protein — protein: MLSSKARDTFRHVTEPAGHALAKAGITANGLTAIGLAGSLGAGALIATGQPVIGGAVSLLSGLPDMLDGAVAKASGRVSRKGAFLDSVVDRLSDAAVLSGIIWFAAVRDLDAMAVLAALVLGLSLIVSYIKARAESLGFACNVGIAERPERVIVLGLALLLGHAEAGLWVLVAGTAITVVQRLLVVWQQSDVGPDIGR
- a CDS encoding phosphatidylinositol mannoside acyltransferase — its product is MIPNSQAASRRWLAAWTLVRKLPEPVAHALGGVGGRVSLALDRDRREALTANLAQVLGPATGPRELRRAVRQGFASYGRYWVEAFRLEDLTAADIRQRLRIEGREHIDTALAGGRGAIFASPHIGNWDAGGAWLAAVGYPATAVVERLKPAELYERFAVYRRALGMELLPLDDGSETLRGVVRALRAGRLACLVCDRDLTGGGLEVRLFGARAVMPGGPASIALRTGAPLLPCSVYHDRRPGHWRAVVHPPLVPERSGDTRKDTVALTQRLADEFEGLIAAAPTQWHVLSPYFHRNRSPVPRGQQGTDPPPAGPS